The genomic interval ACTCTCCCCACGGCGCTGCCGGCTCAAGACGGTGAGTCATCCCCGGTGCCGGCATCAAAGTTACCAGCGGATGCCAAGTGGGCTGCGGCGCTCAGCGGCCCGGGCGTGAATGTTTATGTTCATTCGCGTGAGCTGTTTTTGGTGCCCAAGGCCGGATCCCTGCAGGCTCGCAAGCTTAGCATTCCGCGACTTTGTGCGCCCATTCGATCGCTACGATGGCTTGATGATGCACAACAAAATCTTTCGTTTGCCCCGGAGCCCGATCATTGGGTCTTTTCATGGAAGAAAGATGTCCAAGCCGATGCGATGATCAAGGTGGAATTGGACGAGGAGCCGGTGGTGCTGGCGCAATGTCCTGCGACAGAACCTGCGGGGGACGGTTCGATCATGCTGCACGCGCACGACGGAAAGACGTTTGGCGAAAAACTGCGCTATGAACCGCAGTGGTACAAGAACACCATCGGATACTGGACGATCCCCACCGACTATGCGACTTGGGACTTGAAGGTCAGCGAGGCGGGCGAGTACTCGGTCGCGGTGCTGCAAGGATGCGGTGCGGGTCATGGTGGCAGTGAGGCCATGATCACGTTGCTCGATGGTGAAACCACCGTGGCGAAGCTGTCTTTTGAAACCATCGATACTGGACACTTCCAGAATTTCCGCTGGAATCATTTGGGCAACATTCGAATCGAAAAACCGGGTGATTATCAATTGCGGATCGGGGCGGTGAAGATCGCCAAGGGGGCATTGTTGGACGCCCGCGCGATTCATCTTGTCAAGCAAGCGAAGTAGTTGCCGCGAGCCAATACGAGACAACTGGAATGTTATCCGACGGCGAAATCGTCTTTCAGTCGCGCCGCGGCGATCTATGTCGTGAGTACCGCTTGGTGCTGGAATCAGCGGGGATCGCGTCCGAGGCTGTGCATCTAGGTGGCAATTGGAATCTGGTGGTATCCGCCGAGGATCGTGATCGGGCGATCGATGAGTTGCACGGGTATCAGGAAGACAACGTGGTCGAGACGCCACGAGAATTGTCTCGCGTGCGTGTCTTCGGCGGCGCAATCGCCGGCGCGGTCGTGTACGCGGTGGTGATCGTATCGTTTGCCATTCAAGCGGGGCCTGCCGAGTCGGACTCTTCTTGGCACTTGATCGGCAGCATGCGAGCGGGCGACGTGATGGCCGGTCAGTGGTGGAGAGTTGTGACGGCGTTGACCCTGCATGTCGATGCGGCTCATGTGCTTTCCAACCTCGGCTTCGGCTGCGTCTTTGGATTTCTGGCGGGGAGGATTTTGGGCGGCGGTGTGGCTTGGTTGTCGATTGTCGTCGCGGGGGCCGCTGGCAACGCACTGAACGCCATGTTGCGTGATGCCGATCACGTGTCGATCGGAGCATCAACGGCCGTGTTTGCGATGTTGGGAATGATGGTCAGTCATGCGTTGCGTCCACGTGACCGGCAATCGCAGACTTCGTTGCAGCGATGGAGCCCATTGATCGGTGGCGTGTTGATGCTGTCGCTGACCGGCACGGCTGGCGAACGGACGGATGTCGCCGCTCACGTCACCGGGTTTGTCGCAGGCATGGTGACCGGTTGGGCGGTCGCGCGATTGCCTGATGGTTGGCTCGCCAACGGTCGTTTTCAACTGGCGGCCGGCGTTGTGGCGATGGGAATCGTGGTTGTCGCTTGGGCAGCCGCCATCGCGTCGGTTTGAGATCCGTCGTGCTGTAGCGAGAAGGTTGCGATTGCGTTCTCGCGTTAGGATACAAAAACGATGGTGCGTTATCGACCTAGCAGGGCGAACGACAATCGCATCACTGTACGGTCAGCTTGCGGCGGAAGATCGTGTTGCCGTTGGTGATGTACAGGAACTGATGATCTTGTCCCGACAAAACACAACTGGTCAGAGGCTGGTCAGGGTTTGGCTGTGGCAGCACTCCGCACTGTCGCCCCGTCGGATCAAAGACTTGGACGCCCAAGGCACTGGTGACGTAATATCGCCCGGCTTTGTCGACCGACATGCCATCGCCACGAGCAGAGGCGGCGTAAGGCGGCGGTTCGTTGAACTTGAATTCACCCTTGGGGTCGATCGGCAAACGCAAGTTCATCGATGGCAGTTTCGCGTCCAGCGCGCCGTCCGGATGGACACGGAACATCCAAGTGAAGGTGCCGCCATATTCAGAGACGGCCAATGTGCCGCCGTCATTGGACAGTGCGATTCCGTTGGGACGTACGATTCCCGTGTCGACCACGGTGACCTCACCCGACTGAATGTTGATCCGGGTGACTTGCTTGGCCCCGGTTTCGGTGATGAAGATGTATCCGTTGTCGGTCACTGCCAAATCGTTCGGTTTGACATTCTTTGCAATCACGTTGACGGAACCTGATTTGGGATCGATGGAGATCACCCGGTTCTGAGATCCCTGGCAAGCGTAGATCAAACCGTCAGGGCCGAACTCCATGCCGCTGACGGATTCTGTAGCGACCACGTCGCGTGAACCGTCGGCAACGTTGATTCGATACACGGCCGGGGCCTTCATGTCGCAAAAGTAAAAGTTGCCATCGCTGTCGCTGCAGGGCGCGTCGGCGAATCCGAGGTTGTCCGCGACGACTTGCCAAGATTCCCCGGGGATCAACAACCGCAGCAGGGTCAGGTCGCCACGTAGGTCGCCACTCGTGTCGAGCGTTGGTGAATGTTTTTCGCTGCGCCAGAGCCATTTCATCGCGTCGGGAAAGCGAGAGCTGCCGAAGTCGGCGTTGTGCGCGTAGCCCTCGGCCCAATCGAATCGCGAATCGTAGCCCATGTAATTCAACGCGGATGCCATGCGTTGGTTTGCCCAAGGCCAACTGCCGAAGGCGTTGTCGACATCGCCGCTGGTGTCCGCCATGTACACACGAATCGGTTTGGGTTCGGTCTTGCGGACGAGCGCGGGGTAAACATTTCCGCCACGCAGGTTGGTGAAGCTGCCGACGCTGGAGTAAACCTTGCCGAATTGATCGGGACGCTCCCACGCGGCGGTGAAGGCGCAGATGGCACCTGAGCTGGAACCGCCGATGGCTCGCATCTCGGGGTCGGTTGAGATGTTGTAGCGGGACTGCACCTCCGGCAAGATCTCGTCCAACAAGAAACGCGTGTAACGGTCGCCCAGGCTGTCGTATTCGAATCCACGATTGGAGGACTTGTTCTTTTGTCTCGGTTTAGACTTGTCGTGACCGGGATTGAGAAACACCGCGATCGTGGGCGGCATGTCTCCGCGTGCGATCAGGTTGTCAAAGACGATCGGGATGCGCCAGCGACCTTTCACGTCTCGCATCCGCTCGCCGTCTTGGAACACCATCAGCGCCGCGGGTTGCTCCTTGCGGTACTGTGCGGGAACGTAGATCGCCCAGTCGCGGACCGTGTTGGGAAAGATCTCGGATTCCCATTGCGGCATCGATTCGACGGTGCCGTGAGGAACATCATTGTTGGCGATGGCATCGGGATGAGGCGTCCACTCGGGCTTGGTCGCGGGAGAGGGCACGTTATCCGATTTGGCGTCATTGTCCCAGAGCCAACGAAGTGCGTCGGGCATCGCGAGTCCTGCCCACTGACCGCTGTGGCCGCCCTGCGTCATGACGAGTTTGTGCGTGTAACCGGCAAACTGCAGTGCCGCAGCCATGTCACGATTGGCCAGTGGCCAGTTGCCGAACAAATTATTCAGGTCGTCGTTGCCTTCTTGCAAGTAGACCTTGATCGGTTTGGGATTGTCTTTGGTTTTTCGGATCAAGCCTGGATAGGCCCAGCCGCCTCGGATGTTGGTGAAGCTGCCGATGTGGCTGAGGACTTTGCCAAACTGTTCGGGTCTTTCCCAAGCAACGGTGAACGCGCAGATGCCACCGGAGGAAATCCCGCAGACCGCGCGTCGCGAGGGATCGTCTGAGATATTTAGCCCTTTGGTCGCGACTGGTAGGAACTCGTCGATCAGAAACCTGGCGTAGCGATCGCCCAAGGAATCGTATTCAAAGGAGCGGTTGCTGCGATCAGAGGCTCCTTGCTTGGTCGCCGGGATCGTTCCTGGATTCACAAAGACGGCGATCGTCACCGGCATCTCTTGTTGATGAATCAGATTGTCGAAGACCACGGGGACACGAAACGCTCCATCGGTCTTTGCGTAATTGCGACCGTCCATGAACACCATCAAGTTTGCCGGTGTACCGCTGTCGTATTGAGCGGGAACATAGACGCTGTAGTCGCGGCGCGTGCCGGGCAACAGCGTGCTGTTTTCAAACACGCCCTCGGTCAGCTTGCCTTGCGGTACGCCGGGCTGGACTTGTCGGGCGGAGTCGTCACCGACGGATCGTTGGCTGGTTTCTTGCGACTGGCTGACTTGGGACTGGTTGGTGACGAGTGCCAGTGAGCAAAGAAGCAACAATGGGAGACGGGTTGTGGTTGTCATATTGTGCCGGTGGGAAAAGGATTCGACGGCGCTAGCCGCGGGCCTTGTGATGATGATCAATCATCCTGGCTAATGCTGGACGGATCAAAGTTTGGTGTTGACATTGTTTTTTCAGTCCATGTTTTCGTTCCATGCATCGCAATCAAAGTGAGCCTCAGGCGCTAGCCGTGGGCCGGCACCACAATCCGCCTCAGGCCCACGGCTAGCGTCTTAGGCTCACTGGGGCCACCGGCTGCGCCGGCAGTAGGGACATAAACTTGCGCAAGCCCAAAAGACACAACACCAAACTTTGAGCAGTCCAGTCTGCTAGCGAGGCTGGTAGTCCTGCCACATCCAGACCAGGGTGTCTGCCAAGGTGGCTTGGAACACTTTACCGTCGCAATGCCGTGTGCCTTTGCTGAACACGTAGCGATAGTCGTAGCCTTTGGCTTTGAGTGCAGCGGCGGTCCGTTCGTTGGCCATCACCCAATTGTGATACGTGCTTTCAGGGTCTCTGGCACGCAGGTCGAACTCGGAAACATGCGTGAAGATTCTCAGCGGTTTCTTTTCCGTGTTCTCAATCAGCTTCATTCCCGAATGGTATTCCCATGCACCCAACGGGTATGCGGCTTCCTCGGGTGCGTCATCGTCTTGTTGGTCGACGAAGGTTCCGGAGTAGGTAATCAGTCGGCGAAACAAGTCTGGTCGGAACCACCCCATTGTTAGCGCGGCCGCGCCGCCGCTGCTGCAACCCATTGCGGCTCGGCCCCAGGGATCGTCCGTGAAAGCGATTTTGGGGTAAGCGGCTTTGATGGGAGGATGATTCAGCACTGCCGGCAAGACTTCGTCATTGACGAAACGAGCCAAGCGATCGGACATCGTGTCGTACTCCAGTCCACGCTGGCTGCCTTTGCCATCGTTGCCGCCATTCTCGATCGAGATGGCGATGAACGCAGGCAAGCTTCGCTGGGGGTCTGCCGAGATGGTCAGATTGTCCAAAGCGTTTCGCACCAGATCCAGGCGACTGGGGCCATCGTGCATCACCAAGATCGGTGCCGCGGTACCGTCTTCATAAGCAGCAGGGATGTACACGAACACTTTGCGTTTTTCACGGACGGACTTTCGGGGATCCAATGTTTGGTCGGTTCCCGGAAAGATTTTGCTGTCGGCCAAGGGCATTTCGAACTCAAACGATTTGCCTTTGGGGTTCCCCAAGTCTGTCAGATCTCGAGCGAGTGAGTAGTCCGGGCCGATGACGAAGTTGCCGTTGGCGAGCGGGGCGGCCGGTTGTCCAGCGGGCTCTTGGGCGGCCGCCGGGTGAATGGGGCAGAGAGCAGTGGCAAGGACCACGGCAGCGAGCAACAGGGAGCAGGAAACCGGTCGAACAATCAGCGGGGAATGATAGCCGGGACTGGGGCAGAGTTCTGGGAGGCGAAGCATGGTGGTACCAGAGTTACGACGGGAGAGGCGATTTGGGTCTTCTGTCAGACTGCTAGGGTACCGTGGCGGCTGACGCGTCGCTCAGGTTGGCGTGTCGTCGGCGACAAAAAAACGGCGTATTGTGGTCGGCGCATAAAAAAACGCCCCTGGACAAAGTGTCCTCGGGGCGTCTGGGTCTCAGATCGCGATCTCTGAGCGAGATCGACTACTCGCGGGGCCGGATGGCACCGGTCAGACCGCTGTAATCAACGCGGTCGGTGTTGTGCCAAAGGGGTTGTCCGAGCTCGACTCGCTTACGCAGCACTTCGATCTTCTCCGGGCTGCCCGCAGGCGCGTCGGTGGGCTCGAACTGGTCGTCGGGGTTCGGTACAAAATCCTCGTCGTGGCCGTACCGCAAGATTGCTTCGAAAACGTTCTTGCACTGTGTCATGTATTTCTTTCTCTCCGCCTTGGCGGTTTGGGGATACGACAATCCAATTTCGTCGCATCGCGTTGAATTCACTACCCGTTCGTTCGTTTCCATGAAGGTTGGGTGAGAGCACGGAGAGATTATTGACGTTGGATTTTGCGAGTCAAGAAAATTGTTCCGCTGCCCGGCTTGACACACCCCAAAATGCGACCCTTGTTTCGCATGGGTTTTCCCCCGCTCGCAGCGGATGAAGCTGACAAGACCGGCATCGTGCAATGGAGTTACACTCACATCAATGTCGTGTGTGGCCGGCTAAGGGGGGAATCGTCAACACAGCCGGGCGTTGGCGGGGGCTGAGGTGGCGGTTTTGATTGCAAGGCATCGGGGACATCGATGGAGGCCGAGTCCCACCGCTGGGACCTCGGATTGGCAGGGGCTTGAAATGAGGTACTCTCAGGGTTGATTTCCGGCCCCTAAAAAACTTCGCAAAAACTTTTTGCGGCATGTTCAATTGGCTCTTTCTCAGACGCACAGGGTGTTAATCCATGTGGATTCAGCGAACTTTGACGCTACCCGCGGTACGGCGCGGCTACCACCTGATCACCTCTCGGATCATCGATGAGTTGCCTGAGATCAGCGAGACCCAGACGGGGATGTTGCATATTTTTATCCAGCATACCAGTGCATCGTTGACGATCAACGAGAACGCGGATCCTGACGTGCGAGTGGATTTTGAGACGGCGATGAATCACGCCGTTCCCGAATCGTTGCCATACGTGCACACGCTGGAGGGGCCCGATGACATGCCTGCGCACGTGAAAGCGTCGATGTTGGGGTCGAACGTGACGATTCCCATCGGCGGTGGCCGGTTGCTGTTGGGGACTTGGCAGGGCGTTTATCTGTGTGAGCACCGAGATCACGGGGGCCCTCGGCGGCTGGTGCTTACTTTGATGGGGCAGTGAATCCTGCTGGAACGAGAGACAGGCGACGCTGGCTGTGTCGGGCCTCGGGGCCTCGTCCACTACGGCGGGTACTGATTGATAGGTCGCTGGGCGATCACGCATTTCGCTCGTTTGCGATGCGCGCTTCTTAGGCATCCTCCTGCTTTGCTGCATGTGATGCAGGCATCTCCATGCCTCTGACGTCATGACCGGGATTGGACGTCAAGAAATCTTGTTTTTTTAAGTCGTTTGTTTCAAGTGACTTAAGTCATGAGGTTCGGAAATGCTAGCCGCTTTGGCCCCGCTGATGCTTAGGACGGCTTTCGATCGAGCGGACGATCTGTTTTCCCGCCTTCCAACTCACCAGCAGACTTTCAGTATGGCCCGGGCAGGGGTGGTGGTTTTAGGGAACCGAGACGAGCGCCGGTTGCGGTGGTAGGGACCGATCAAGGTCCACCGCATGATGCGAGGGAGTGTTTCCCCGCACGCACTTGAATGGTTTTTCAAACTACAAAAAGAAGAGGAAATTGCATGTCTCTGATGCACAAATTTCGGGTGCCAATGCTGCTGCTCTTTGCAGCGCTGTTGACACTCTCGATCGCGCCCCCGGCAGCATTCGCCCAAGACGCAGTGGACGCAACGGCTGCAGAAGTCGAGGCTGCGGCTCCTGCGGAAGTCGAGGCTGAGGCCCCTGCGGAAGCTGAAGCACCTGCGGTGTACGACGCCCAGGACATGAAATACACGATCAACTCTTTGATCATGTTCATCTGTGCCGTGTTGGTGTTGTTCATGCAAGCCGGGTTCGCGATGGTCGAGGTGGGTTTGAACTCTGCCAAGAACACCGTCAACATTCTCGCCAAGAATGTCATGGACCTTTCGGTCGGCGTTCTGCTCTACCTGTTCATCGGATTCGCACTGATGTATCCCGGTGCTCCTGAGGAAGGTGTGTATCCGGAAGGCTGGTTGGCGAACGGCTACCTGGGAGCACCCAAGGCTTTCGTCGCTGCGGACGATCCGACATCAGGAAACTACAGCAATTCCGCAGACTTTCTGTTCCAAGTTGCTTTCGCAGCGACTGCAGCCACGATCGTTTCGGGAGCAGTCGCTGGTCGAATGAAATTCACTGCGTACCTCATCTACAGCGCGATCCTGACGGGGCTGATTTACCCGATCAGCGGATCGTGGAAATGGGGCGGCGGTTGGCTGAACGAAATGGGCTTTCAGGATTTTGCCGGCAGCGTGGTCGTTCACGCGGTGGGTGGCTTTGCAGGTCTTGCTGGTGCGATCATTCTCGGACCGAGGCTGGGTCGCTACACGGCCGACGGCAAGAGTGTGCCGTTGCCTGGGCACAACATTGCATTCGCAGCGTTGGGTGTATTCATCCTCTGGATCGGATGGTACGGATTCAATCCTGGTAGCCAGTTGACCTACGGCAGTGGTGCCGAAGCAGCTGCGACGACCTACATTGCTTTGACGACGACGATCGCTGCTGCCGCTGGAGCCGTGATCGCGATGGTTGTGGGCTGGGTTCTGTTCAGCAAGCCTGACTTGACGATGGCACTCAACGGTATCCTCGGTGGTTTGGTCGCCATCACTGCCAACTGTGATCGCGTTTCACAAGTGGAGTCGCTCATCATCGGCGGCATCGGTGGGGCCCTGGTTGTCTTGGGCATCGTCATGTTGGACAAGCTGAAGATCGACGATCCCGTCGGTGCTTGGCCCGTTCACGGACTCTGTGGAGTCTGGGGCGGAATTGCAACCGGCATTTTCGGTAACTTGCCAGACGGGATTGAGAGCGTCGGCTCATTCATCACGGTTCAATTGATCGGCACAGTTGCCATCGTCGCTTGGGCGTTCATCACCATGCTGGGCGTCTTTGTGGTGCTCAAGGCTGTCGGAATGTTGCGGGTCAGCCCAGAAGAAGAGCAAGCCGGTTTGGACGTGTCCGAGCACGGCATGCAAGCTTATCCGTCAGACGCTGTTGCTGGCGGAGCGATCAGCTGATCGAAAAACGGAACTACCACCGCGGTCCCGTCGCGTCAGGCGGCCAGTCCGGCTGACGCGGCGGGGCAACCGAACACGGAGATGGTTGGGGGACTATGTGAAAACTTCTTGGCTCTTGCCTGGGCCAGAAGTTGCCCGGCTCGGGTGGGCGTCCGCCTCGCTCGCCCGAGTTTGGGCTTTCACTCTGAATCATCGCTGGAAACCAGGCGGTTCCACTGCACACTTAGGCTCAAAGCCGGTATCTCCCCATCGTGGGAGTGCCGGCTTTGTTCTTTCCGGCTCCATGGGTTAACGTATGAGCCCAGCTAGACATTCGCCCAAACACTGTTGCCGAACTGCGGAAACAGGGGCGGACGTATCATTGCACGAAACAATTCAGGGGAGGACGGCCTCCGCTGAGAGTGTACGAGGAAACCGACACTGTGAAGTTGATCATCGCCATCATTCAGCCATCCAAGCTTGACGCAGTCAAGGAAGCACTGACACGTGTGGACGTTCACCGCTTGACGGTGATGGATTGCCAAGGATTTGGCCGACAACGCGGGCAAACGGAAGTCTATCGAGGCCGCGAATTCAGCGTCAGTTTGCTTCGCAAGGTGCAGTTGCAAATCGCGGTCAACGAAGAGTTCGTGCAACCGACCATCGAAGCCATCTTGGCCGGAGGACGCTCAGGCGAAGCAGGCGAGATCGGCGACGGAAAAATC from Stieleria varia carries:
- a CDS encoding rhomboid family intramembrane serine protease codes for the protein MLSDGEIVFQSRRGDLCREYRLVLESAGIASEAVHLGGNWNLVVSAEDRDRAIDELHGYQEDNVVETPRELSRVRVFGGAIAGAVVYAVVIVSFAIQAGPAESDSSWHLIGSMRAGDVMAGQWWRVVTALTLHVDAAHVLSNLGFGCVFGFLAGRILGGGVAWLSIVVAGAAGNALNAMLRDADHVSIGASTAVFAMLGMMVSHALRPRDRQSQTSLQRWSPLIGGVLMLSLTGTAGERTDVAAHVTGFVAGMVTGWAVARLPDGWLANGRFQLAAGVVAMGIVVVAWAAAIASV
- a CDS encoding alpha/beta hydrolase-fold protein; the encoded protein is MTTTTRLPLLLLCSLALVTNQSQVSQSQETSQRSVGDDSARQVQPGVPQGKLTEGVFENSTLLPGTRRDYSVYVPAQYDSGTPANLMVFMDGRNYAKTDGAFRVPVVFDNLIHQQEMPVTIAVFVNPGTIPATKQGASDRSNRSFEYDSLGDRYARFLIDEFLPVATKGLNISDDPSRRAVCGISSGGICAFTVAWERPEQFGKVLSHIGSFTNIRGGWAYPGLIRKTKDNPKPIKVYLQEGNDDLNNLFGNWPLANRDMAAALQFAGYTHKLVMTQGGHSGQWAGLAMPDALRWLWDNDAKSDNVPSPATKPEWTPHPDAIANNDVPHGTVESMPQWESEIFPNTVRDWAIYVPAQYRKEQPAALMVFQDGERMRDVKGRWRIPIVFDNLIARGDMPPTIAVFLNPGHDKSKPRQKNKSSNRGFEYDSLGDRYTRFLLDEILPEVQSRYNISTDPEMRAIGGSSSGAICAFTAAWERPDQFGKVYSSVGSFTNLRGGNVYPALVRKTEPKPIRVYMADTSGDVDNAFGSWPWANQRMASALNYMGYDSRFDWAEGYAHNADFGSSRFPDAMKWLWRSEKHSPTLDTSGDLRGDLTLLRLLIPGESWQVVADNLGFADAPCSDSDGNFYFCDMKAPAVYRINVADGSRDVVATESVSGMEFGPDGLIYACQGSQNRVISIDPKSGSVNVIAKNVKPNDLAVTDNGYIFITETGAKQVTRINIQSGEVTVVDTGIVRPNGIALSNDGGTLAVSEYGGTFTWMFRVHPDGALDAKLPSMNLRLPIDPKGEFKFNEPPPYAASARGDGMSVDKAGRYYVTSALGVQVFDPTGRQCGVLPQPNPDQPLTSCVLSGQDHQFLYITNGNTIFRRKLTVQ
- a CDS encoding alpha/beta hydrolase, with product MLRLPELCPSPGYHSPLIVRPVSCSLLLAAVVLATALCPIHPAAAQEPAGQPAAPLANGNFVIGPDYSLARDLTDLGNPKGKSFEFEMPLADSKIFPGTDQTLDPRKSVREKRKVFVYIPAAYEDGTAAPILVMHDGPSRLDLVRNALDNLTISADPQRSLPAFIAISIENGGNDGKGSQRGLEYDTMSDRLARFVNDEVLPAVLNHPPIKAAYPKIAFTDDPWGRAAMGCSSGGAAALTMGWFRPDLFRRLITYSGTFVDQQDDDAPEEAAYPLGAWEYHSGMKLIENTEKKPLRIFTHVSEFDLRARDPESTYHNWVMANERTAAALKAKGYDYRYVFSKGTRHCDGKVFQATLADTLVWMWQDYQPR
- a CDS encoding secondary thiamine-phosphate synthase enzyme YjbQ, coding for MWIQRTLTLPAVRRGYHLITSRIIDELPEISETQTGMLHIFIQHTSASLTINENADPDVRVDFETAMNHAVPESLPYVHTLEGPDDMPAHVKASMLGSNVTIPIGGGRLLLGTWQGVYLCEHRDHGGPRRLVLTLMGQ
- a CDS encoding ammonium transporter, translating into MSLMHKFRVPMLLLFAALLTLSIAPPAAFAQDAVDATAAEVEAAAPAEVEAEAPAEAEAPAVYDAQDMKYTINSLIMFICAVLVLFMQAGFAMVEVGLNSAKNTVNILAKNVMDLSVGVLLYLFIGFALMYPGAPEEGVYPEGWLANGYLGAPKAFVAADDPTSGNYSNSADFLFQVAFAATAATIVSGAVAGRMKFTAYLIYSAILTGLIYPISGSWKWGGGWLNEMGFQDFAGSVVVHAVGGFAGLAGAIILGPRLGRYTADGKSVPLPGHNIAFAALGVFILWIGWYGFNPGSQLTYGSGAEAAATTYIALTTTIAAAAGAVIAMVVGWVLFSKPDLTMALNGILGGLVAITANCDRVSQVESLIIGGIGGALVVLGIVMLDKLKIDDPVGAWPVHGLCGVWGGIATGIFGNLPDGIESVGSFITVQLIGTVAIVAWAFITMLGVFVVLKAVGMLRVSPEEEQAGLDVSEHGMQAYPSDAVAGGAIS
- a CDS encoding P-II family nitrogen regulator, whose translation is MKLIIAIIQPSKLDAVKEALTRVDVHRLTVMDCQGFGRQRGQTEVYRGREFSVSLLRKVQLQIAVNEEFVQPTIEAILAGGRSGEAGEIGDGKIFVLPMDDCVRIRTGERGSEAI